A stretch of the uncultured Desulfobacter sp. genome encodes the following:
- a CDS encoding Fic family protein: MPTPQDKLAKSLAVLKKLQDEGIVAIHTRNMTRTHRERLVKTGFIKEVMKGWYIPSRPEEPAGDSTAWYASFWEFCADYLNSRFSDQWCLSPEQSLSIHSGNWNVPGQLLVRTPKGGNKPISLLHQTSIMDVRLKLPDKNEIEHKENLRIMTLPAALIACSPGFYSNNDVDARAVLSMISEASEILHRLLEGGHSIVAGRLAGAFRNIGKNTIADTIIETMKAAGYSITENDPFEEKSVFIFNERELSPYVNRMRMDWAKMRGIVMDAFPQTHTTGQTTDEYLQQIDDIYLTDAYHSLSIEGYRVSEELIERVRSGSWDPETSQKDKEDANALAARGYWQAFQTVKKSVTKVLNGDASGAVAGNDHAIWYRELFAPSVNAGLIAASDLAGYRRQPVYIRKSMHVPPRYEAVRDLMPAFFTLLKDENEPAVRAVLGHFFFVYIHPYVDGNGRMGRFLMNVMLAGGGYPWTVIPLDSCNEYMESLEEASVKKNIEPFSRLLGKLVQK; the protein is encoded by the coding sequence ATGCCGACACCACAAGATAAACTTGCAAAATCTCTTGCCGTTCTGAAAAAACTTCAAGATGAAGGCATTGTTGCAATTCATACAAGAAACATGACGCGCACACACCGGGAACGTCTTGTCAAAACCGGTTTCATCAAAGAAGTGATGAAGGGATGGTATATTCCATCCCGCCCCGAGGAGCCGGCCGGAGACAGTACCGCTTGGTATGCCTCATTTTGGGAATTTTGTGCTGATTATCTTAACTCAAGATTTAGTGATCAGTGGTGTCTGTCCCCTGAACAGTCATTGAGCATTCATAGCGGAAACTGGAATGTTCCTGGACAGTTACTTGTCCGAACCCCCAAAGGGGGCAATAAACCGATATCCCTTCTCCACCAAACATCCATAATGGATGTTCGCCTGAAACTGCCGGACAAAAATGAAATTGAACACAAAGAAAACCTGCGGATTATGACCCTGCCTGCCGCATTGATTGCGTGTTCTCCCGGGTTTTATTCAAATAACGATGTGGACGCCCGCGCTGTGTTGTCCATGATCTCTGAGGCTTCGGAGATTTTGCACCGGCTTCTTGAAGGCGGACATAGCATCGTGGCAGGAAGGCTTGCTGGTGCTTTCCGGAACATCGGAAAAAACACTATTGCCGACACGATCATTGAAACAATGAAAGCTGCCGGATACAGCATTACGGAAAATGATCCTTTTGAAGAAAAATCCGTTTTTATTTTCAATGAGCGCGAGTTGTCTCCCTATGTCAACCGGATGCGGATGGACTGGGCAAAGATGCGCGGTATTGTCATGGATGCTTTTCCCCAGACACATACAACCGGTCAAACTACCGATGAATACCTTCAACAGATCGATGATATATATCTGACAGACGCTTACCATTCGCTTTCTATAGAAGGATATCGTGTAAGTGAGGAGCTTATTGAACGTGTCCGTTCTGGAAGTTGGGACCCGGAAACAAGCCAAAAAGATAAAGAAGACGCAAATGCTTTGGCTGCTCGCGGTTACTGGCAAGCTTTTCAAACGGTAAAGAAAAGCGTTACTAAAGTTTTAAATGGGGACGCGTCAGGAGCAGTAGCCGGTAATGATCATGCCATATGGTACAGAGAATTATTTGCGCCGAGTGTAAACGCAGGGCTTATTGCTGCATCTGATCTTGCCGGTTACCGCAGGCAGCCCGTTTATATCCGAAAATCAATGCACGTCCCGCCTCGCTACGAAGCTGTACGGGATCTTATGCCGGCATTCTTCACGCTTTTAAAAGATGAAAATGAACCTGCCGTGAGGGCTGTTTTAGGTCATTTTTTCTTTGTGTATATTCACCCTTATGTTGATGGAAATGGCCGCATGGGAAGATTCCTGATGAATGTGATGTTGGCTGGCGGAGGCTATCCATGGACGGTTATTCCGCTTGACTCCTGCAACGAGTATATGGAATCCTTGGAAGAAGCAAGCGTAAAAAAGAACATTGAACCGTTTTCCAGGCTGTTAGGCAAACTCGTTCAAAAATAA
- a CDS encoding ADP-ribosylglycohydrolase family protein: MNASKTKDRAAGAIMGAFIGDALALGPHWYYDLAELRRDYGDWIDGYTDPMPGRYHDGLKAGQLSQAGFILSLMAESLVESNGYNQADFCRRMDEDLFPLLDGTPVAGPGNYTSQSIRDAWRKRVQQNLPWGETGGHADTTEAIERTLAIAVRYAFEPARLASAITDNTILTQVDDTVVSMTVAFGAVLSLLVQGNRLDADISDKLMKLVKSGELPFHAVTRDDLQPPRPGDPDPPRAGRFASPDALLSPAYMAAAASDPDIRIEPAWKVSIVYGMPCAIYHQLPAAYYLAARFHDNFESAVLHAVNGGGQNQVRAILTGALTGAQVGLSKIPHRFIDGLEQTDRLLKLAESLAQSL; the protein is encoded by the coding sequence TTGAACGCCTCAAAAACGAAAGACCGGGCAGCTGGTGCCATTATGGGCGCGTTTATCGGAGATGCCCTGGCTTTAGGCCCGCATTGGTACTATGACCTTGCCGAACTTCGCCGGGATTATGGAGATTGGATTGACGGATATACGGACCCCATGCCGGGTCGTTACCATGATGGCCTGAAAGCAGGGCAACTGTCCCAAGCCGGTTTTATCCTATCTCTCATGGCAGAGTCTTTGGTTGAAAGCAATGGGTACAATCAAGCGGATTTCTGCCGACGGATGGACGAGGACCTTTTCCCTCTGTTAGACGGCACACCGGTGGCAGGCCCCGGCAATTACACCAGTCAGTCCATTCGGGACGCCTGGCGAAAACGAGTTCAGCAAAACCTGCCCTGGGGAGAGACCGGTGGTCATGCAGATACTACGGAAGCTATCGAAAGGACCCTTGCCATTGCCGTGCGATACGCTTTTGAGCCCGCCCGGTTAGCCTCAGCCATTACCGACAACACCATACTGACTCAAGTGGATGATACGGTGGTCTCTATGACTGTTGCTTTCGGGGCAGTGTTAAGTCTTCTGGTCCAAGGGAACAGGTTGGATGCCGACATTTCAGATAAACTGATGAAGCTGGTAAAAAGCGGAGAACTGCCCTTTCATGCGGTCACCCGGGATGACTTGCAGCCTCCCAGGCCCGGTGATCCGGACCCACCCCGTGCGGGACGTTTTGCCTCGCCGGATGCGTTGCTGTCCCCCGCCTACATGGCGGCAGCGGCATCCGATCCGGATATCCGCATTGAACCGGCCTGGAAAGTATCCATTGTTTATGGCATGCCCTGCGCAATTTACCATCAACTGCCTGCGGCCTACTACCTTGCGGCACGGTTTCATGACAATTTTGAGTCAGCTGTTCTCCATGCTGTGAACGGCGGCGGTCAAAATCAGGTCCGAGCCATCCTCACCGGCGCGTTGACCGGTGCTCAGGTCGGCCTAAGCAAAATCCCGCACCGATTCATTGACGGCCTTGAGCAAACAGATCGGCTTCTGAAACTGGCGGAATCCTTGGCACAATCTCTTTGA
- a CDS encoding N-acyl homoserine lactonase family protein: MTYTIHPVAMGTKVFDKSMMTYQYGQGETYTIPIFCWIIKGGDKNILVDTGEMTPIQSEQREQAINGKIYTFEQGLEKHGLTPEDIDIVIHTHLHNDHCENDYKCENAIFYVHEQELESIHNPHPLDYRYLEDYIEDVEENGQIKIVKEDTAIVDGITVKHTPVHTKGGLTVFIDTPKGKAAITGFCIIEENYNPPPEIKGMEMDVIPPGTHVDAYLAYDIMVQVKKEADILIPLHEPRFACGDAIGV; the protein is encoded by the coding sequence ATGACCTATACCATCCACCCCGTTGCCATGGGAACAAAAGTATTTGACAAGAGTATGATGACCTACCAGTACGGACAAGGCGAAACCTATACCATCCCCATTTTCTGCTGGATAATCAAGGGCGGGGACAAAAATATCCTGGTGGATACCGGCGAAATGACCCCCATTCAGTCTGAACAAAGGGAACAAGCCATTAACGGAAAAATTTATACCTTTGAACAAGGATTGGAAAAACACGGGCTTACACCCGAAGATATTGACATTGTCATCCATACCCATCTGCACAATGATCATTGCGAAAACGACTATAAGTGTGAAAACGCCATATTTTACGTGCATGAGCAAGAGCTTGAATCCATCCACAACCCGCACCCCTTGGATTACAGATATTTGGAAGATTATATCGAGGATGTGGAAGAAAACGGACAGATCAAGATAGTCAAAGAGGATACCGCTATTGTTGACGGCATAACTGTTAAACATACGCCGGTCCACACCAAAGGGGGCCTGACTGTGTTCATTGATACGCCAAAAGGCAAAGCAGCCATCACCGGCTTTTGCATCATTGAAGAAAATTATAATCCCCCGCCGGAAATCAAAGGAATGGAAATGGACGTTATCCCGCCGGGCACCCATGTGGATGCTTATTTGGCATATGATATCATGGTGCAGGTAAAAAAAGAGGCGGACATTCTTATCCCTTTGCATGAACCCCGGTTTGCCTGCGGCGATGCCATAGGCGTTTAA
- a CDS encoding rubredoxin-like domain-containing protein, with amino-acid sequence MKKWQCSVCKYVHTGEEPPEKCPVCGVSSDKFVLLEEDPDTTEGETVTEDSQEAASAPSDTEIPGAAIFEKFGPAAPHMEKAAQLMVKHHAHPMSVHLPNGVIPIVAILVILAWFSGSHLLLQAAFINLIFVIISLPIVGLTGVLEWQRKYNQAQTKIFKIKIAAASTAAVCCLISIIWYLVNPEVLGSGGAWLFVLINVLMLAGAGVAGHMGGKLVFKE; translated from the coding sequence ATGAAAAAATGGCAATGTTCTGTGTGCAAATACGTTCATACAGGAGAAGAACCCCCTGAAAAATGTCCAGTGTGCGGTGTCTCCTCAGATAAATTTGTGCTTCTTGAAGAAGATCCTGATACAACCGAAGGTGAGACTGTAACCGAAGATTCCCAGGAAGCGGCGTCTGCACCAAGTGATACCGAAATACCGGGCGCAGCGATTTTTGAAAAATTTGGACCGGCGGCGCCTCACATGGAAAAAGCAGCTCAGTTGATGGTTAAGCACCATGCCCATCCGATGTCTGTTCACCTGCCCAACGGGGTTATCCCAATCGTTGCAATCCTGGTTATTCTGGCCTGGTTTTCCGGTTCACACCTACTTTTACAGGCCGCTTTTATTAACCTGATATTTGTGATTATTTCCTTGCCTATAGTTGGATTGACAGGGGTTCTTGAGTGGCAGAGAAAATATAATCAGGCGCAAACCAAGATATTTAAAATAAAAATCGCCGCGGCATCGACTGCTGCGGTCTGCTGCCTTATTTCAATTATCTGGTACCTGGTAAATCCGGAAGTGTTAGGGTCAGGCGGTGCCTGGTTGTTTGTTCTAATTAACGTATTGATGCTTGCCGGAGCCGGAGTGGCAGGGCATATGGGCGGAAAACTGGTTTTTAAAGAGTAA
- a CDS encoding DsrE family protein: MGNFLFVLSKDNNESATRCFQFAKIAHSKGHHVDMFFIDSGVMWANKDRDLSIKTDTGDCPADYLPYLVENEVTTGICTPCAKNRGLDESAFFTNMQLDGGPHLIDMAAEAKVFNF, from the coding sequence ATGGGTAATTTTTTGTTTGTTCTCAGCAAGGATAATAATGAGTCTGCAACAAGATGTTTCCAGTTTGCAAAAATCGCGCACTCAAAAGGGCATCATGTGGATATGTTTTTCATTGACAGCGGTGTGATGTGGGCCAACAAGGACAGGGATCTGAGCATTAAAACAGATACTGGGGACTGCCCGGCCGATTATCTTCCCTATCTGGTGGAAAATGAAGTCACCACAGGTATCTGCACCCCGTGCGCGAAAAACCGCGGTCTGGATGAATCCGCTTTTTTTACCAATATGCAACTGGACGGTGGTCCCCATCTCATTGATATGGCTGCAGAGGCAAAGGTATTTAACTTTTAA
- a CDS encoding adenosine-specific kinase, whose protein sequence is MELISVTIENPEELNFILGHSHFIKTVEDIHEAIVCTVPNAKFGVAFCEASGECLIRHSGTDEDMLELAKKNAEALSAGHTFIIFMKDMFPINIVNTIQAVPEVVRIHCATANPTQVIMAQTDQGRGILGVVDGFSSKGVETQDDIQKRKDFLRMIGYKL, encoded by the coding sequence ATGGAATTAATCAGCGTAACCATAGAAAATCCCGAAGAGCTCAACTTTATCCTGGGACATTCCCATTTCATCAAAACCGTCGAAGATATCCATGAGGCCATTGTCTGCACCGTACCTAACGCCAAATTCGGTGTAGCATTCTGCGAGGCTTCCGGAGAATGCCTGATCCGCCATTCCGGCACCGACGAAGATATGCTGGAACTTGCAAAAAAGAACGCCGAGGCCCTGTCAGCCGGCCATACCTTTATCATCTTCATGAAAGATATGTTTCCTATAAATATCGTGAACACCATCCAGGCCGTTCCCGAGGTGGTACGCATCCATTGCGCCACAGCCAATCCCACCCAGGTGATCATGGCCCAGACCGATCAGGGCCGAGGCATCCTCGGTGTCGTAGACGGTTTTTCCTCCAAAGGTGTTGAAACACAGGACGACATCCAAAAACGCAAAGATTTCCTTCGGATGATCGGTTACAAGCTGTAA
- a CDS encoding FAD-dependent oxidoreductase, with product MEHVDTIIIGAGLSGIACAAHLMRQNRSVLVLEARSRIGGRILCPNHQTFFADLGPSWFWPMVNPEVSALVKNLGLKRYPQFEQGLALFETKAGDVQTVSGCPMEPPAFRLEGGMMALIKGLLAQINRQVIRLDHPVCEIQRQDNGCRVKVGHLDQPPRCELTASNIILALPPRLAARSILFTPDLSHALAQAMLKASTWMAGHAKFFALYNKAAWRNMGLSGQAFSQRGPLGEIHDGSATGDHPYGLTGFAGIPALRRKDKNTMSRAILAQLVQLFGPDAAQPLELYYQDWALESFTATEYDKKSCHNHPEFYPPGGKTSIWNNTLHFAGSETAGQFGGYLEGALVSARRAAAAASHN from the coding sequence ATGGAACACGTTGATACAATAATTATTGGGGCAGGATTAAGCGGTATTGCCTGCGCCGCCCACCTTATGAGGCAAAACAGATCCGTTCTTGTTCTGGAAGCCAGATCCAGAATCGGGGGTAGAATTTTATGTCCAAACCATCAAACTTTTTTTGCCGACTTGGGGCCGTCTTGGTTCTGGCCCATGGTCAATCCGGAAGTATCCGCCCTGGTAAAAAATCTGGGATTAAAAAGATATCCCCAGTTTGAACAGGGCCTTGCCTTATTTGAAACCAAAGCAGGCGATGTCCAGACCGTGTCCGGCTGCCCCATGGAACCGCCGGCCTTCCGCCTTGAAGGCGGCATGATGGCCCTTATCAAAGGTCTGTTGGCGCAAATTAATCGACAGGTTATCCGCCTGGATCATCCGGTTTGTGAAATCCAGCGCCAGGACAATGGGTGCAGGGTAAAGGTGGGGCATCTTGACCAGCCGCCTCGTTGTGAATTAACCGCATCCAACATCATTCTTGCCCTGCCGCCCCGACTTGCGGCCCGGTCCATTTTATTTACACCGGATCTGTCCCATGCCCTGGCCCAGGCTATGCTTAAGGCATCCACCTGGATGGCCGGGCATGCCAAATTTTTTGCCCTGTATAATAAGGCAGCCTGGCGAAACATGGGACTTTCCGGACAGGCATTCAGCCAACGCGGTCCCCTCGGGGAGATCCATGACGGGTCTGCCACTGGTGATCACCCCTATGGGTTGACAGGCTTTGCCGGCATCCCAGCCCTGAGAAGGAAGGACAAAAACACCATGTCCCGGGCCATTCTTGCCCAGCTTGTGCAGCTGTTCGGGCCCGATGCGGCACAGCCCTTGGAACTGTATTACCAGGACTGGGCTTTAGAATCGTTTACGGCCACGGAATACGACAAAAAATCCTGTCACAACCATCCTGAATTCTATCCGCCAGGCGGGAAAACAAGCATCTGGAACAACACACTGCACTTTGCAGGCAGTGAGACCGCGGGCCAATTCGGCGGCTACCTTGAAGGGGCGCTGGTCAGTGCCCGACGAGCTGCAGCCGCAGCGTCACACAATTAA
- a CDS encoding metalloregulator ArsR/SmtB family transcription factor: MTNTDICEQKCINPEEVKKTMGAMPSPETVLGLSEIFKALADASRIKIVTALLDREHCVCDLAVLCQQSESAVSHQLRVLRTLRIVKNRRQGKIVYYSLDDDHVRSLLQMSIDHISH; the protein is encoded by the coding sequence ATGACAAATACGGATATCTGCGAACAAAAATGCATCAACCCGGAAGAGGTAAAAAAAACCATGGGCGCGATGCCGTCACCGGAAACCGTCCTGGGGCTTTCCGAAATATTCAAAGCTCTGGCAGATGCCTCCCGAATAAAAATTGTCACAGCACTTCTGGACCGTGAACATTGTGTCTGTGATCTTGCCGTGCTTTGCCAACAAAGCGAATCTGCCGTATCCCACCAACTTAGGGTTCTGAGAACCCTTCGGATCGTTAAAAACCGCCGCCAAGGGAAAATCGTTTATTATTCCCTAGATGACGACCATGTCCGTTCATTGCTTCAAATGAGCATTGACCACATCTCCCACTAA
- a CDS encoding TIGR01777 family oxidoreductase, with the protein MKTVLITGASGFVGQALARRYIDADWQVNGLGTSLNHPMADTYDNFSWTSADTSVPGSWQDLVAQSDVIVNLAGRNIFKPWTKAYKKAIYDSRIKTTKHLVDAMPDTFDGQLINASAAGFYGDRGDTSLTETESSGTGFLAQVCRDWEAQALNATSKGATVAVMRFGVVLGSDGGALDVMSQAFRMFVGGPLGTGNQWFPWIHLDDLIRGIFFLVEHKAQGLYNFTGPVPIRQKEFAKELGRALHRPAFMPAPAFFIRLFMGQLGDSFLCSQKALPAALETAGFRFEYNTVNSALGQIFRS; encoded by the coding sequence ATGAAAACGGTTTTAATCACCGGTGCATCCGGTTTTGTGGGACAGGCCCTTGCGCGAAGATATATAGATGCGGATTGGCAGGTGAATGGACTTGGCACTTCGTTGAACCATCCCATGGCGGATACCTATGATAATTTTTCCTGGACTAGTGCGGATACGTCTGTACCGGGGTCGTGGCAGGATCTTGTGGCTCAGTCGGATGTCATTGTCAACTTGGCGGGCAGGAATATTTTTAAACCTTGGACTAAGGCGTATAAAAAAGCCATTTATGATTCCAGGATTAAAACCACCAAACATCTGGTGGACGCCATGCCGGACACCTTTGACGGACAGTTGATCAATGCCTCTGCGGCAGGGTTCTACGGTGATAGGGGTGATACATCTTTGACTGAGACAGAATCGTCCGGGACCGGATTTTTGGCCCAGGTGTGCCGGGACTGGGAAGCCCAGGCCCTAAATGCAACATCAAAAGGCGCAACCGTAGCGGTGATGAGATTCGGGGTGGTGCTTGGCTCGGATGGCGGTGCCCTCGACGTGATGTCCCAGGCTTTCAGGATGTTTGTGGGCGGGCCTTTGGGGACCGGGAATCAGTGGTTCCCATGGATTCATTTGGATGATTTGATCCGGGGGATTTTCTTTTTAGTGGAACATAAAGCCCAGGGTCTATATAATTTCACTGGGCCGGTCCCCATTCGACAAAAAGAGTTTGCCAAGGAACTGGGCCGGGCATTGCACCGTCCGGCATTCATGCCGGCACCGGCATTTTTTATCAGGCTGTTTATGGGGCAGCTCGGAGATTCATTTCTTTGCAGCCAGAAAGCGCTTCCTGCTGCTTTGGAAACAGCCGGATTCAGGTTTGAATACAATACCGTGAATAGTGCGTTGGGTCAGATTTTCAGATCCTGA
- a CDS encoding response regulator — MKPEQILVVDDEKRVVQSINRCLTREGFRVFCAYDGLQAVTLFNTQKFDLVLMDISMPGMDGYETMARMLELDSEVPVVIMTGFASVESAVAALKQGAWDYLKKPFEFADLIKTVKNGIAQRHLIAEKKFYAARLEASEKKYHHMVDNSPDLIFTLNENFCFSFANQQFETLLGYSPQELKNMPFDTILHEDDRGKLSRLFQAGGPPAQELSPGCSIALNLRFKKAGVEENRYDPYYAFAFMEMKASVLTPPDTESVQDFKGIYAVARDVTERMRLETQLRQAQKMEAIGTFASGIAHDFNNILMSIQGYASLVKIGFNRDSEVYKRLSNIDEYVQNGAEMTHQLLDFSRKNSRQAATTQNINYLLKTSAKMFARTRKDIIIRQELDKNLWPIMVDVIQINQVLMNLFVNAWHAMPKGGRIAIKSQNVAIDNAQAQKLGLDQAGDYIRICVADTGTGMDKETLSRIFDPFFTTKDPGRGTGLGLATAYGIIKAHKGAFQVKSSPGKGSIFMFFLPAVKDRTFTNHVRPSAADKSRLIQGKGRILLVDDEKEVIEVCKEMLEALGYEVLVAGAGAQAVSVVQNDVKGIDLMILDVVMPGMDGVQTYNAVRHLNPNLRVLVCSGLAPKEDIRQMIENGCRDFLLKPFDIAKLSEKIESVFNA, encoded by the coding sequence ATGAAACCTGAACAGATTCTTGTTGTCGACGATGAAAAACGGGTTGTCCAAAGCATCAATAGATGCCTGACCAGAGAGGGGTTTCGCGTCTTCTGTGCTTATGATGGTCTTCAGGCTGTCACCTTGTTTAATACCCAAAAATTTGACTTGGTGCTGATGGATATTTCCATGCCTGGGATGGATGGATATGAAACCATGGCCAGGATGCTTGAGCTGGACAGCGAAGTCCCTGTCGTCATAATGACCGGATTCGCCTCGGTAGAGTCTGCAGTCGCTGCACTAAAACAGGGCGCCTGGGATTACCTGAAAAAACCCTTTGAATTTGCGGATCTAATTAAAACCGTTAAAAACGGAATTGCCCAACGACATCTGATTGCTGAAAAAAAATTCTATGCTGCCCGCTTAGAGGCCTCTGAAAAAAAATACCATCACATGGTTGACAATTCACCGGATCTGATTTTCACCTTGAATGAAAACTTTTGTTTCTCTTTTGCCAATCAACAGTTTGAAACACTTCTGGGGTATTCACCCCAGGAACTGAAAAACATGCCGTTTGACACGATTCTCCACGAGGATGACCGCGGTAAACTGTCCCGGCTGTTTCAAGCCGGCGGTCCGCCCGCCCAGGAACTATCCCCCGGCTGCAGCATTGCACTGAACTTGCGCTTCAAAAAAGCCGGTGTCGAGGAAAACAGATATGATCCCTATTATGCCTTTGCATTCATGGAGATGAAAGCCTCGGTTCTTACTCCGCCGGATACGGAATCCGTCCAAGATTTCAAAGGTATTTATGCAGTTGCCAGAGATGTCACCGAGCGTATGCGACTTGAGACCCAGCTTCGCCAGGCCCAAAAAATGGAAGCCATCGGCACGTTCGCCAGCGGCATTGCCCATGATTTCAATAATATTCTCATGAGTATACAGGGGTATGCCTCCCTGGTTAAAATAGGATTTAACAGAGATTCAGAAGTTTATAAGCGGCTGTCCAACATTGACGAATATGTTCAAAATGGTGCCGAAATGACGCATCAACTTCTAGACTTCTCTCGAAAAAACAGCCGTCAAGCAGCCACGACACAAAATATAAATTATCTGCTCAAGACCTCAGCTAAAATGTTCGCCCGTACCAGAAAAGATATCATCATCCGCCAGGAACTGGACAAGAATCTTTGGCCTATAATGGTGGATGTAATTCAGATCAATCAGGTACTCATGAACCTGTTTGTCAATGCATGGCATGCCATGCCCAAAGGCGGCCGGATTGCGATAAAATCTCAAAATGTAGCCATCGATAACGCCCAGGCCCAAAAGCTTGGTCTTGACCAGGCCGGAGATTATATCCGCATTTGTGTAGCAGACACGGGGACAGGCATGGACAAAGAGACCCTCTCTCGCATATTTGATCCTTTTTTTACCACCAAAGACCCGGGCCGGGGAACCGGCTTAGGGCTTGCCACAGCATACGGAATCATTAAAGCCCACAAGGGCGCTTTTCAGGTCAAATCCTCCCCGGGCAAAGGCAGTATCTTCATGTTTTTTCTACCTGCGGTAAAGGACAGGACGTTCACAAATCACGTCCGGCCGTCGGCGGCAGATAAAAGCCGCCTTATTCAGGGCAAGGGCCGGATACTTTTGGTGGATGATGAAAAAGAGGTAATAGAGGTCTGCAAAGAGATGCTTGAAGCCCTTGGTTACGAGGTCCTTGTTGCAGGAGCCGGGGCCCAGGCCGTATCCGTTGTTCAAAATGATGTCAAAGGAATTGACCTGATGATTTTGGATGTCGTCATGCCCGGCATGGACGGCGTTCAGACCTATAACGCTGTACGGCATCTGAATCCAAATCTCCGGGTGCTGGTTTGTTCCGGGCTTGCGCCCAAAGAGGATATTCGGCAGATGATCGAAAACGGCTGCAGGGATTTTTTATTAAAACCCTTTGATATCGCCAAACTGTCGGAAAAAATTGAATCTGTATTTAATGCCTGA
- a CDS encoding SO_0444 family Cu/Zn efflux transporter: MDTIKNIIFEIWHVYLDVSVFMLFGFLVAALLYVFFKTDRIKKYLGKGRVKPVLRAALFGIPIPLCSCGVIPVVTGLKKQGANDGAALAFMIATPESGVDSIAVSWAMLDPVMTVMRPIAGFITAISTGIAENIFHGRDQKKPATDQEPFFVQPPEHAHTCNCSEGTCANSPGQTEHEPPLSKRLAQGMEFAFGELLTDIAKPFAIGVFIAGIITFFFPSGISTWSQNNPLLSMLVMLIAGIPMYVCATSSTPIAAALILKGLNPGAALVFLLAGPATNAATMGVVKNIFGTRALAIYLGMISICALAMGALLDQTYRVLAIQPSVVMGTAAEMVPYSVELTAALILAALLARSLLKKQDCHCHDHDHDHDHMHNGKAPMELK, from the coding sequence ATGGATACAATAAAAAACATCATTTTTGAAATATGGCATGTTTACCTGGATGTATCGGTATTTATGCTTTTTGGATTTTTAGTGGCAGCGCTGCTCTATGTATTTTTCAAAACGGACCGGATCAAAAAATACTTAGGTAAAGGCCGGGTGAAACCGGTGCTGCGCGCAGCCCTTTTCGGCATCCCTATTCCCTTGTGCAGCTGTGGGGTGATCCCAGTGGTCACAGGCTTAAAAAAACAGGGGGCCAATGATGGTGCTGCCCTGGCATTCATGATTGCCACCCCGGAATCCGGTGTGGACTCTATTGCCGTATCCTGGGCCATGCTTGATCCGGTGATGACCGTTATGCGTCCCATTGCAGGGTTTATCACAGCCATATCAACAGGCATTGCCGAAAACATATTCCATGGCCGGGATCAAAAAAAGCCGGCCACTGATCAAGAACCATTTTTTGTACAGCCCCCTGAACATGCTCACACCTGTAACTGCAGTGAAGGGACATGTGCGAATTCCCCCGGCCAAACAGAACATGAACCACCTCTTTCAAAACGTCTGGCACAGGGGATGGAGTTTGCCTTTGGCGAACTTCTCACAGACATTGCCAAACCCTTTGCCATTGGTGTGTTTATTGCCGGTATCATTACATTCTTTTTTCCTTCGGGAATCAGCACATGGTCCCAGAATAATCCATTACTCTCCATGCTGGTAATGCTGATTGCCGGCATCCCCATGTATGTGTGCGCCACGTCATCAACTCCCATTGCCGCAGCCCTAATCCTCAAAGGACTGAACCCGGGGGCGGCCCTGGTATTTCTTCTGGCAGGACCGGCAACCAATGCCGCCACCATGGGTGTGGTGAAAAACATTTTCGGCACCAGGGCCCTGGCAATTTATCTGGGTATGATATCCATATGCGCCCTGGCAATGGGTGCCCTGCTCGACCAGACCTACAGGGTGTTGGCCATTCAGCCCTCTGTGGTCATGGGAACAGCAGCGGAGATGGTTCCCTACAGCGTTGAACTGACCGCCGCACTGATTTTAGCAGCGCTTTTGGCACGAAGCCTGTTGAAAAAACAAGATTGCCATTGCCATGACCACGATCATGATCATGATCACATGCACAATGGGAAAGCGCCTATGGAACTAAAATAA